In Pseudoalteromonas tetraodonis, the genomic window AAGGGCTTGGCGGTATTTGGCGCACAGGTTACTTTGCACAAAGCCCCAGTGTTAAACACGCGCTTAACTTAAACAATGATGATGAAATAGTGGGTTATTTGTATTTAGGGACGCCAGCAGTTGAGTGTAAAAAGTCACCGCGCCATAAACCAGAAAACTATTTTAGTTTTTTGTAGCAATAGGATGAACTTTTTATATTCAATATAGTCATAATTCATTAAGTTAATCGTGTTACACTACCGCGGTTAATATTGTAGCTGCGAGAAGCGCACGGAAGCACCATACGCAATAAATCTTCTTCAGTTTGTTTTTTAATCGGTTGTTTTTTGGTAATGTATGGAAAGTCTTACCAATAATAACGATAAAGAAGACGAAAATGATGGGAAATTTATTTTTACGTGAAAAAGAAAACTGGTTTGCTTGGTCAATCTGGGGTGTTGTTGGCGCGCTTGCGACATTTTATGTTGCAATGAATACACAAACAGCTCACTTTATTGCTGCAACTGCGATGGGTGTCCTAGTACTGCTTACATGGTGGATGCAACAGTCTCGACGATTTGATTTTGGCAGAGCCTTTAAAATATGCTGCTATGTTCTATTATTCACCGTACTACCTTCGTTTGTGTTAGTTGTGATCCCAAGTGATGATTTAAACCGCTTCGATTTAATATTTCAAAGTATTGCATTTTTAACTGCCAGCTTATTGGTGTGTTTAGTATGTTCTTGGATTGCCCGCAGACCTAAACAATATTACTAGGGTTTATGACTATCCTGATTAATATTTAACTATTTAACCGGTTTTAGTAAAATAGGGCTTTACAAGCTAAGCGTATGATCTTATTATGCGCGCCGTACGGAGAGATGGCAGAGTGGTCGAATGCACCGGTCTTGAAAACCGGCAGGGGTTTATAGCCCCTCTAGGGTTCAAATCCCTATCTCTCCACCATTATTTAAAAAACCGCCTTATTGGCGGTTTTTTGCTATCTGGAGCTTTATTATGTCACAGTCCCCGGAGTTATCCTTTTCTAAACGTTTACTCAAGCACATCCTGCTATGGACTGTGTTTGGTTATTGTTACCAAAGTGCCATATCGTTATTACAAAAAATGGCCATTGATGCATACCCAGATAATGCGCTGATGATGACTTTCTTATATGGCATCGGGTTTAATCTTTTATCCGGGCATTTAATCACAAAATACGATCATTTTTGGCCAGTGTGGGGCGCGTTTTACATTGGCATTATCGGTTTGGTGGCTGTGCCTCTTTTGTTGATCGGCGTGGTCGGATTGTTGCCGATGAGCTTACTTGTTGGAATTTTGCTCAGTTTACCTGTGTGTACCTTTGCTATTGGTTTAATTAAAGAAAAACTCAATAAAAACTAGCCCCAAACGGCTTTTATTTTGTGATAGCATATACGGGTCTTTTAACTAACAAAACGTGAATAACACATTATGTCAGATAATTTTACTACAGATGCTGAAAAAGCAAGTTACGGTATTGGCTTACAAATGGGTGAGCAACTTAAGGCTAACCCTTTTGAAGGTTTAAACTTAAATTCAGTATTTGAAGGCATGAAAGATGCGTATGCAGGCAGTGCTTTTCAAGTAGAGATCCCTGAGATCCAAGCTGCATTTGAGAAAATCAACGAAGAGATCCAAGCTCGTCGTGAAGAAGAAGCTAAAGTATTGGCTGCTGAAGGTATTGCATTTTTAGAAGAAAACGCAAAACGTCCTGAAATTACAGTTACTGAGTCAGGTCTTCAGTACGAAGTACTTGCAACAGGTGAAGGCGAAAAGCCAACTGCAGAGTCTACAGTACGTGTTGATTACCACGGTACTTTAGTAAACGGTACTGTTTTTGATAGCTCATACGAGCGCGGTCAACCTGCTGAATTCCCAGTAGGTGGCGTGATCAAAGGTTGGACTGAAGCATTACAAATGATGCCAGTAGGTACTAAATGGCGTTTATACGTTCCTCATGAGCTTGCTTATGGTGAACGTGGTGCCGGTGCTGCAATCGCACCTTACTCAACTCTAGTATTTGACGTTGAGTTACACGCAATTCTTTAATTAGAATTTAGTTGTAAAAAAACCGCATTCATTATTACGAATGCGGTTTTTTATTGTCTGATTAAAAATGAGCGCGTTTTAAAAGTAGCCTCTAACGCCAAATTGGAAGTTACGTCCAGGAAGAGGTGCCGTATCTTTAATAAATGAACTATGTACAAAACCAAGTTCATCAGTAATGTTATCAACACTTAGGTATAGCTGCGTGTCAACTGCGCCTAAATCAAGTTGATAATTGGCTTGTAAATCAATTAATGTATAGCCATCCGTTGCCGTTTCGTAAGCACTAATATCATTTTGCTCAAAGTAATGGGTTCCTGTTAAGGTAAATTGCGCATTACCTAGAGTATATTGTAGTTCTGAGCCCAATTTATTGGCAGGGATACGTGGTAAATTACCTTCATTATCTTTTAGTTTGGCGCGAGTAGAGTCACCAAATACTTTTACCATGGCGCTGGGGTTTATTTGATAATGTGCATCAAATTCAAAACCATAAAGCTGCGCATCTTTACTGGTAAATTGATAAACATCAATTGCATCGCTGTGTCCATTGGCAGCAGACTCAAAGCCATCCATCTCATCAAACACTAATCCGGTGTTTTGTTGATAATAAAAGTTTTTAATATCGTTATAGAAAAAGTTGACGGTGTAGCCAAAGTCACCGCTAAAACGACGTAAACTAATATCAAGATTGGTTGAGGTCTCTTGTTTAATTTCTTCAGGTTCAAAATGCGCTTCTGCCCCTTCAATATGATAGCCCAAACCAAGCTCATAAGTACCTGTGGCAACATGCACACCATTAGAGAGTAACTCAGCTGAAAGTGGCGCACGCTCTGAATGTGATAAGCTAACGGCTAGGTTGTGACTTGGCATATACTCCCAAATCGCACCGGCTGAGGCACTTACATTAGTAAAGCTTTGGGTGTAGTTAATAGTCTCATCTGCCGATACAGGTTGTTCATCATGGCTGTGCTGATGTGTATCTACATCACTTTTGATATCATAATCTTCTAGGCGGGCGCCAAGCTCTACGGTGACATCGCCAAATGTGCGTTCTTCAAGTAAATATAACGCATGAGTGGTAGTGACACTTGCAGGCGTAAACGCTTCTTCGCCAATTGCATCGTAATCAGATTCACTATAGTGATAGCCAATCATGCCATGCCATTGGCCTAACTGATGCTCTACATTTAAACGTGCTTCAGTGGTTTCGTTACTAAACGTGGTGCCAATCGCGCCATCTTCAATTTCACTGTGAGTGTAGTCGGTGTAGCCAAGACGAAGATTAATCGATTCAATCCAGTTATCATGAAATGCATAACTTACCAGTCCTTGCCAACGATCTTGCTCTAAATGAGCATAAACGGGAGTTTCTGCGTGTTCTTCATCCGCGTGCGCTTCATGATCGCCTTCTTCTTCATGGGCATGACCGTGATCATGTGAATGCCCAGGAATGCCATAATCTGTTTCAATATTGCCGTATGAAAAGCCAACAGTTAAATGCTCACCGACATAGCTGGTACCAAAGTTTACTGTTTCACTGTCGATAAAGGTATTTTCAACTGAAGTGGCTGTTTCTTCATCGCCCTCAATGTGTACTTCACCTTCTTCATGTTCATCCGGTAGGTTAAAGCGAGGCGTTTGATAGTCATCACCACTGCGTTTGGTGCCATCAAAATGAAAATTAAAGTTATTGCTGCCTGTTTCTAATTTTGCCGCATAGGTGTTCGCATTTGAAACGGTATCGTGTGTGTATTGTGCCGCTCCCGAGAGTGCGTCAATATTATTGGTTGGAATACGGTTATCAACCACATTTACTACACCGCCAATAGCACCAGAGCCATATAGTAGGGTGCTTGGGCCTCGTAGTACTTCAATTTGTTCAGCGGCTAAGCTATCACTTGATGTTGCGTGATCTGGACCGATACGTGATGCATCACTGCTATCTAAACCGTTTTGAGTAATTTTAACACGAGGACCACCTAGGCCACGAATAATCGGACTTGAAGACACAGGACCGAAGTAGCTAGCGTTTACTCCTGGTATTCCTTTAAGTGTTTCACCTAGGGTCGGTTTCGCTTTATTTTTTAGTTCATCCCCTGATAGTACGCTTACAGGTGAAATCATTTCTAAGCTATTTTTATGCAGTGCCGAGGCATACACAACCACAGTTTCAACCGAAGACGGCTTTAATGTAACAGTAATTGTATCGTCTACATTCTCAAGCGATATACGTGAATCGATGTAGTTATCTTTACTAATATGTAATTGGCTTTTAGCATCTATGTCGATGCTAAACTGACCTTGTTCATTGCTTTTCACGCTTTGTGACTTTCCATGAACATGGATAGTTGCATTAGCAATAGGTTGTTTTTTTGAATCTGTTACTGTGCCGTTAATCGTTGCTGCTAGGGCAGAGTGAGAACACAAAACAGACAGTAGCGCTGAGGATATGAGTGTTAACTTTGTCATAATTACTTCGAATCGTGGTTGTTATGTTGTGATATAATATAACACTACAAAATGGCATCATCAACAATGTTATACTATAACTTTTAATTTTGCGTTGAATGGCAAAATAATCGCGTTAAATTTACATTACCAGCTCATTATTACAGATCAGTGCATTTGTTATATTTATTCGCTTAAGAGCGGCTGTCTATCATTAGTATGTCTAATTTTTTTTGTGCTTTGAAAGGATTTTGTTTATCGATTAGTTCAAGCATTTCACAGTCATCGTTTATCATTTCTGAAATTAAGCTTGGGTAGTGTCGGCAATCTTGAGGACGGTCATGGTA contains:
- a CDS encoding TonB-dependent receptor produces the protein MTKLTLISSALLSVLCSHSALAATINGTVTDSKKQPIANATIHVHGKSQSVKSNEQGQFSIDIDAKSQLHISKDNYIDSRISLENVDDTITVTLKPSSVETVVVYASALHKNSLEMISPVSVLSGDELKNKAKPTLGETLKGIPGVNASYFGPVSSSPIIRGLGGPRVKITQNGLDSSDASRIGPDHATSSDSLAAEQIEVLRGPSTLLYGSGAIGGVVNVVDNRIPTNNIDALSGAAQYTHDTVSNANTYAAKLETGSNNFNFHFDGTKRSGDDYQTPRFNLPDEHEEGEVHIEGDEETATSVENTFIDSETVNFGTSYVGEHLTVGFSYGNIETDYGIPGHSHDHGHAHEEEGDHEAHADEEHAETPVYAHLEQDRWQGLVSYAFHDNWIESINLRLGYTDYTHSEIEDGAIGTTFSNETTEARLNVEHQLGQWHGMIGYHYSESDYDAIGEEAFTPASVTTTHALYLLEERTFGDVTVELGARLEDYDIKSDVDTHQHSHDEQPVSADETINYTQSFTNVSASAGAIWEYMPSHNLAVSLSHSERAPLSAELLSNGVHVATGTYELGLGYHIEGAEAHFEPEEIKQETSTNLDISLRRFSGDFGYTVNFFYNDIKNFYYQQNTGLVFDEMDGFESAANGHSDAIDVYQFTSKDAQLYGFEFDAHYQINPSAMVKVFGDSTRAKLKDNEGNLPRIPANKLGSELQYTLGNAQFTLTGTHYFEQNDISAYETATDGYTLIDLQANYQLDLGAVDTQLYLSVDNITDELGFVHSSFIKDTAPLPGRNFQFGVRGYF
- a CDS encoding FKBP-type peptidyl-prolyl cis-trans isomerase; translated protein: MSDNFTTDAEKASYGIGLQMGEQLKANPFEGLNLNSVFEGMKDAYAGSAFQVEIPEIQAAFEKINEEIQARREEEAKVLAAEGIAFLEENAKRPEITVTESGLQYEVLATGEGEKPTAESTVRVDYHGTLVNGTVFDSSYERGQPAEFPVGGVIKGWTEALQMMPVGTKWRLYVPHELAYGERGAGAAIAPYSTLVFDVELHAIL